In one Flavobacteriales bacterium genomic region, the following are encoded:
- a CDS encoding TIGR01777 family oxidoreductase has translation MSRIILAGGTGTIGQILQEHFARFGHEVVVLTRRPELQQHPKARMAEWDGRSRGTWWRELDGADALINLAGRSVDCRYTPGNRAAILNSRLESTHALGEAMLAVGSPPPLWVNLSSATVYRHAENRPMDEDTGELGNDFSPQVVKAWENEFFRHARPGVRQVAVRCAIVFSNKGGAFPRYAQLVRWGLGGRHGSGRQFVSWVHETDVARFFHWLIEEPKAEGILNLAAPNPIPDFDLLKAMRARIRPWIALPAPEWMLRIGARIIGTETELILKSRRVVPGRALRLGFAFKHTELGSALGDLLP, from the coding sequence ATGAGCAGAATCATCCTCGCCGGAGGCACAGGCACCATCGGGCAGATCCTACAGGAGCACTTTGCGCGGTTCGGCCATGAGGTGGTCGTGCTCACCCGCAGGCCGGAACTCCAGCAGCACCCCAAAGCGCGGATGGCGGAATGGGATGGGCGCTCACGCGGTACGTGGTGGCGTGAGCTCGATGGAGCAGATGCGCTCATCAACCTGGCGGGCCGAAGCGTGGATTGCCGATACACGCCGGGGAACCGCGCCGCCATCCTCAACAGCCGACTGGAATCGACGCATGCGCTGGGCGAGGCCATGCTGGCTGTCGGGTCCCCTCCTCCGCTGTGGGTCAACCTCAGCAGCGCCACCGTCTACCGCCACGCGGAGAACCGGCCGATGGACGAGGACACGGGCGAGCTCGGCAATGACTTCAGCCCGCAGGTGGTGAAGGCTTGGGAGAACGAGTTCTTCAGGCATGCGCGCCCCGGCGTGCGCCAGGTGGCGGTGCGCTGCGCCATCGTCTTCAGCAACAAAGGCGGCGCCTTCCCGCGCTATGCACAGCTGGTGCGCTGGGGGCTGGGCGGGCGGCATGGCAGCGGCAGGCAGTTCGTGAGCTGGGTGCACGAGACCGATGTCGCCCGCTTCTTCCATTGGCTCATCGAGGAGCCGAAGGCCGAGGGCATCCTCAACCTGGCGGCGCCCAACCCCATCCCGGATTTCGATCTGCTGAAGGCCATGCGCGCGCGCATCAGGCCCTGGATCGCGCTTCCCGCACCGGAATGGATGCTGCGCATCGGCGCGCGCATCATCGGCACGGAGACGGAGCTCATCCTGAAGAGCAGGCGCGTGGTGCCGGGCCGAGCCTTGCGATTGGGCTTCGCGTTCAAGCACACCGAGCTGGGCAGCGCCCTGGGCGACCTGCTGCCCTAG